A genomic window from Punica granatum isolate Tunisia-2019 chromosome 2, ASM765513v2, whole genome shotgun sequence includes:
- the LOC116197137 gene encoding protein PLANT CADMIUM RESISTANCE 3-like, whose translation MNSSSTHPNGQGSYIDRPAIHVQENSSSVYSDNAKYNTVPWSIGLFGCCSDINICCLSCWCPCILFGRIVDIVDKGNTSSTASGAIYTVIASLLGCGCLYSYRYRAKMREQFHLKESPCGDCCVHFCCENCALAQEYRELEHRGFDMSLGWEGNMEKQSHGVQMTLAPPAFEGGMSR comes from the exons ATGAATTCCTCATCAACCCATCCAAATGGGCAAGGAAGTTACATAGATCGGCCAGCCATACATGTACAGGAGAACTCCTCCTCCGTTTACTCCGACAATGCCAAGTATAATACGGTCCCTTGGTCAATCGGGCTCTTCGGCTGCTGCTCGGACATTAATATCT GTTGCTTGTCATGTTGGTGCCCATGCATCCTGTTCGGGCGTATTGTAGACATAGTTGACAAGGGAAATACTT CAAGCACAGCAAGTGGAGCCATTTACACGGTAATTGCATCTCTGTTGGGCTGTGGCTGCTTGTACTCTTACCGCTACCGTGCTAAAATGAGGGAGCAGTTCCACTTGAAGGAGAGTCCTTGCGGGGATTGCTGTGTCCACTTCTGTTGCGAGAACTGTGCGCTAGCTCAGGAGTACCGTGAACTCGAGCATCGTGGATTCGACATGTCTCTGG GTTGGGAAGGAAACATGGAGAAGCAAAGCCATGGAGTGCAAATGACTTTGGCGCCGCCAGCGTTTGAAGGAGGCATGAGTCGTTAG
- the LOC116197189 gene encoding glucan endo-1,3-beta-glucosidase 3 isoform X2 translates to MPSPTQVVALLKAQNIHHVRLYDADRALLLALAGTGIKVTVSVPNDQLLGIGQSNATAANWVARNVVAHVPATNITAIAVGSEVLTTLPNAAPVLVSAMNFIHSALVAANLHSQIKVSSPHSSSIIIDSFPPSQAFFNRTWDPVMVPLLKFLQSTGSYLMLNVYPYYDYMQSNNVIPLDYALFRPLPPNKEAVDSNTLLHYTNVFDAVVDAAYFAMSDLNFTNVPIVVTESGWPSKGDSSERDANLDNANTYNSNLIKHVLNNTGTPKHPGVAVSTYIYELYNEDVRPGPVSEKNWGLFDSNGEPVYILHLTGAGTVLANDTTNQTFCVAKEGADKKMLQAALDWACGPGKVDCSPLLQGQACYEPDTVASHATYAFNSYYQQMSKSPGSCDFKGVASVTTTDPSHGSCVFPGSGGRNSSLVNGTVLAPSSNSTSSGCAGLYLYDTGSITGSMIVGVLLLALVFL, encoded by the exons ATGCCAAGCCCGACCCAAGTGGTGGCCCTCTTAAAGGCCCAGAACATCCACCACGTACGCCTCTATGACGCTGACCGGGCCCTCCTTCTCGCTCTCGCTGGCACAGGCATCAAGGTGACTGTTTCTGTCCCGAATGACCAGCTCCTAGGAATCGGCCAGTCCAACGCTACTGCTGCCAACTGGGTTGCCCGCAATGTGGTGGCTCATGTTCCTGCTACCAACATCACTGCCATTGCTGTCGGATCTGAGGTCCTGACGACCCTCCCCAACGCAGCCCCTGTACTTGTCTCGGCCATGAATTTCATCCATTCTGCTCTTGTGGCCGCAAACCTCCACTCCCAGATCAAAGTCTCAAGCCCGCACTCTTCCTCCATCATCATCGACTCATTCCCTCCCTCACAGGCCTTCTTCAACCGCACATGGGATCCTGTCATGGTTCCGCTCCTCAAGTTCCTCCAATCGACTGGTTCATACCTCATGCTCAACGTTTACCCCTACTATGATTACATGCAATCGAACAACGTGATTCCTTTAGACTATGCGCTATTTCGTCCCCTACCTCCCAATAAGGAAGCGGTGGACTCCAACACGCTCCTACATTACACGAATGTCTTTGATGCTGTTGTGGATGCAGCATATTTTGCCATGTCTGACCTTAATTTCACCAATGTGCCTATCGTTGTGACTGAGTCGGGTTGGCCATCAAAGGGGGACTCTTCCGAGCGAGATGCAAACCTTGACAATGCCAACACCTACAACAGTAACTTGATCAAGCATGTACTTAACAACACGGGGACCCCGAAGCACCCTGGGGTTGCTGTGAGTACCTACATTTACGAGCTCTACAACGAGGACGTCAGACCTGGTCCAGTTTCAGAGAAGAACTGGGGGCTCTTTGATTCCAATGGAGAACCGGTTTATATCCTTCATTTGACGGGAGCTGGGACAGTGTTGGCGAATGACACGACGAATCAAACATTCTGTGTAGCCAAGGAAGGTGCAGACAAGAAGATGCTGCAGGCAGCACTGGACTGGGCGTGTGGGCCAGGGAAGGTGGATTGCTCGCCCCTGTTGCAGGGACAGGCCTGTTACGAGCCAGACACTGTGGCGTCTCATGCTACCTATGCTTTCAACTCTTACTACCAGCAGATGTCTAAGTCTCCAGGGAGCTGTGATTTTAAAGGAGTTGCCAGTGTCACTACGACTGATCCGA GTCATGGTTCCTGTGTATTTCCCGGAAG TGGCGGGAGAAACAGCAGCTTGGTAAACGGCACAGTGCTAGCTCCGTCTTCCAATTCCACGAGTTCTGGATGTGCAGGACTATACTTGTATGATACCGGTTCAATCACAGGCTCCATGATTGTCGGTGTATTGCTACTAGCTTTGGTGTTCTTGTAG
- the LOC116197189 gene encoding glucan endo-1,3-beta-glucosidase 3 isoform X1 has translation MGLCGFGRLRSRWADSMASLLLLLFTGASLASTDEGPFVGVNIGTDLSDMPSPTQVVALLKAQNIHHVRLYDADRALLLALAGTGIKVTVSVPNDQLLGIGQSNATAANWVARNVVAHVPATNITAIAVGSEVLTTLPNAAPVLVSAMNFIHSALVAANLHSQIKVSSPHSSSIIIDSFPPSQAFFNRTWDPVMVPLLKFLQSTGSYLMLNVYPYYDYMQSNNVIPLDYALFRPLPPNKEAVDSNTLLHYTNVFDAVVDAAYFAMSDLNFTNVPIVVTESGWPSKGDSSERDANLDNANTYNSNLIKHVLNNTGTPKHPGVAVSTYIYELYNEDVRPGPVSEKNWGLFDSNGEPVYILHLTGAGTVLANDTTNQTFCVAKEGADKKMLQAALDWACGPGKVDCSPLLQGQACYEPDTVASHATYAFNSYYQQMSKSPGSCDFKGVASVTTTDPSHGSCVFPGSGGRNSSLVNGTVLAPSSNSTSSGCAGLYLYDTGSITGSMIVGVLLLALVFL, from the exons ATGGGTTTGTGTGGTTTCGGGAGACTGAGGTCCCGCTGGGCAGATTCCATGGCTTCTCTGCTTCTGCTTCTGTTCACGGGAGCTTCTCTTGCCTCTACTGATGAAG GCCCCTTTGTTGGCGTGAATATAGGGACAGACCTCTCTGACATGCCAAGCCCGACCCAAGTGGTGGCCCTCTTAAAGGCCCAGAACATCCACCACGTACGCCTCTATGACGCTGACCGGGCCCTCCTTCTCGCTCTCGCTGGCACAGGCATCAAGGTGACTGTTTCTGTCCCGAATGACCAGCTCCTAGGAATCGGCCAGTCCAACGCTACTGCTGCCAACTGGGTTGCCCGCAATGTGGTGGCTCATGTTCCTGCTACCAACATCACTGCCATTGCTGTCGGATCTGAGGTCCTGACGACCCTCCCCAACGCAGCCCCTGTACTTGTCTCGGCCATGAATTTCATCCATTCTGCTCTTGTGGCCGCAAACCTCCACTCCCAGATCAAAGTCTCAAGCCCGCACTCTTCCTCCATCATCATCGACTCATTCCCTCCCTCACAGGCCTTCTTCAACCGCACATGGGATCCTGTCATGGTTCCGCTCCTCAAGTTCCTCCAATCGACTGGTTCATACCTCATGCTCAACGTTTACCCCTACTATGATTACATGCAATCGAACAACGTGATTCCTTTAGACTATGCGCTATTTCGTCCCCTACCTCCCAATAAGGAAGCGGTGGACTCCAACACGCTCCTACATTACACGAATGTCTTTGATGCTGTTGTGGATGCAGCATATTTTGCCATGTCTGACCTTAATTTCACCAATGTGCCTATCGTTGTGACTGAGTCGGGTTGGCCATCAAAGGGGGACTCTTCCGAGCGAGATGCAAACCTTGACAATGCCAACACCTACAACAGTAACTTGATCAAGCATGTACTTAACAACACGGGGACCCCGAAGCACCCTGGGGTTGCTGTGAGTACCTACATTTACGAGCTCTACAACGAGGACGTCAGACCTGGTCCAGTTTCAGAGAAGAACTGGGGGCTCTTTGATTCCAATGGAGAACCGGTTTATATCCTTCATTTGACGGGAGCTGGGACAGTGTTGGCGAATGACACGACGAATCAAACATTCTGTGTAGCCAAGGAAGGTGCAGACAAGAAGATGCTGCAGGCAGCACTGGACTGGGCGTGTGGGCCAGGGAAGGTGGATTGCTCGCCCCTGTTGCAGGGACAGGCCTGTTACGAGCCAGACACTGTGGCGTCTCATGCTACCTATGCTTTCAACTCTTACTACCAGCAGATGTCTAAGTCTCCAGGGAGCTGTGATTTTAAAGGAGTTGCCAGTGTCACTACGACTGATCCGA GTCATGGTTCCTGTGTATTTCCCGGAAG TGGCGGGAGAAACAGCAGCTTGGTAAACGGCACAGTGCTAGCTCCGTCTTCCAATTCCACGAGTTCTGGATGTGCAGGACTATACTTGTATGATACCGGTTCAATCACAGGCTCCATGATTGTCGGTGTATTGCTACTAGCTTTGGTGTTCTTGTAG
- the LOC116196403 gene encoding plant UBX domain-containing protein 2 — MDDMKDKVKGFMKKVNNPFSSSSSGKFKGQGRVLGSASSSSSEPTNPFNYRPSTAPSPRPNPSPAPPSANSTKAAQPRKPDVPDRPKPESPKNREPGQKPADGFDPFDSLITSGKRSQNGYSLNLVECPICNQTFKSEEEVSEHVDHCVGSGSAENTSEIGGIRGPSSGDSDGGSQLEERVGVYLSAKLPESSVEILIKLLRNIVREPGNAKFRRIRMGNPKIREAVGEVAGGVELLEFVGFELKEEDGEMWAVMEVPGEEGLGLIRKAVALLEPKKIGVEEGKKIVDVASSKVANEVAEPKKIDRQVRVYFSVPESVAARIELPDSFYNLSAEEVRREAEMRRKKNAESQLLIPKSFKEKQAKAARKRYNRTVIRIQFPDGVVLQGIFAPWESTGSLYEFVSSALKEPSLEFELLNPVGFKRRVVPHSPAPGEKASTLEDEDLVPSALIKFKPIETDSVVFTGLVNELLEISEPLQ, encoded by the exons ATGGATGACATGAAAGATAAAGTTAAAGGGTTCATGAAGAAAGTCAACAAtcccttttcctcttcttcttccggCAAGTTCAAGGGCCAAGGCCGGGTCTTGGGCtccgcttcttcttcttcgtcggAGCCCACCAATCCCTTCAACTACCGCCCTTCAACGGCCCCCTCTCCGAGGCCGAACCCTTCCCCTGCTCCTCCCTCAGCTAATTCCACTAAGGCCGCTCAGCCCCGGAAGCCCGACGTTCCCGATCGGCCGAAACCCGAGTCTCCCAAGAATCGGGAACCCGGTCAGAAGCCTGCAGATGGGTTCGATCCTTTCGACTCTCTCATTACTTCCGGGAAGAGATCCCAGAACGGGTACTCCCTGAATCTGGTCGAGTGCCCGATTTGCAACCAGACGTTCAAGTCCGAGGAAGAGGTCTCCGAGCATGTGGACCACTGCGTTGGCAGCGGTTCAGCCGAGAACACTAGTGAAATCGGCGGTATTCGGGGGCCGTCCAGTGGTGATTCGGATGGGGGGAGTCAATTGGAGGAACGAGTCGGCGTGTACCTGTCTGCGAAGCTGCCGGAGAGTTCGGTGGAGATCCTGATTAAGTTGCTCAGGAACATAGTGAGGGAACCCGGCAATGCGAAGTTCAGGAGGATAAGGATGGGAAATCCGAAAATTCGGGAGGCAGTCGGGGAGGTTGCAGGAGGAGTTGAGCTGTTGGAGTTTGTCGGTTTCGAGTTGAAAGAAGAGGACGGCGAGATGTGGGCCGTGATGGAGGTTCCAGGAGAGGAGGGCTTGGGTTTGATCAGAAAGGCAGTGGCCTTACTGGAGCCGAAGAAGATAGGAGTAGAAGAAGGCAAGAAAATCGTAGATGTAGCTTCTTCCAAGGTTGCTAATGAAGTAGCGGAACCCAAGAAGATTGATAGGCAG GTTCGGGTGTATTTTTCTGTTCCCGAAAGCGTAGCTGCGAGAATAGAGTTGCCGGATTCTTTTTATAATCTCTCAGCGGAAGAGGTGAGAAGAGAAGCCGAaatgaggaggaagaaaaatGCAGAATCCCAACTTCTGATTCCTAAGTCCTTTAAGGAAAAGCAGGCAAAGGCTGCTCGGAAGAGGTATAACAGAACAGTTATTCGGATTCAATTCCCTGATGGGGTAGTACTTCAGGGTATCTTTGCTCCTTGGGAGTCAACTGGTTCTCTATACGAG TTCGTGAGTTCAGCACTGAAAGAACCGAGCCTCGAGTTTGAGCTGTTGAATCCTGTGGGGTTCAAACGGCGTGTGGTCCCACACTCACCTGCCCCTGGAGAGAAAGCCTCGACCCTTGAGGATGAAGATTTGGTCCCTTCTGCACTCATCAAGTTCAAGCCCATCGAAACTGATTCTGTTGTCTTCACCGggctcgtcaatgagcttcTCGAGATCAGCGAACCGCTTCAATGA